The following proteins are encoded in a genomic region of Neomicrococcus aestuarii:
- a CDS encoding amino acid permease, whose translation MTQGHHHHVTTAEAEVTAEGYKKTLTRRHVQMIAMGGAIGVGLFMGAGGRLASTGPALIFSYALAGVIAYFLMRALGELIMYRQTSGSFVSYAGELFGAKGAYLTGWMYVLNWVMTGIAELIAIGLYFQFFFPNVPVEVAAICALVLLVSVNLFSAKAFGEVEFWAAALKVTAIVLFLVVGTVMVVMNTQIGEHQASVANLFASDGGMFPRGVAASILVLNAVIFAYNAIELVGITAGEMEDPQREVPRAVRAVVFRIVVFYVGSVTLLAMLLPWDQYKAGESPFVTVFDQLGVRWIGDIMNLVVITAALSSCNSGLYSIGRVFRAMANNGHAPRWLTKMNSHYVPYVAILTVAAIYLLGILLNIWLGGTHAFDLALNTASIGVLFTWGSIFACQIMLRRKKGNVSSLPMPGSPWTSWIGIISLVIIGILISFDTMTDAETGEVFHLGLYTIATIPFFALALWLGWLKVRKNVAKSELYS comes from the coding sequence ATCACTCAAGGACATCACCACCACGTCACCACCGCCGAAGCGGAAGTCACCGCTGAGGGCTACAAGAAGACGCTGACGAGGCGCCACGTCCAAATGATCGCCATGGGCGGCGCCATCGGTGTGGGACTCTTCATGGGTGCAGGCGGACGCTTGGCGTCCACGGGCCCGGCGCTGATCTTTTCCTACGCGCTCGCGGGTGTGATCGCGTACTTCTTGATGCGAGCGCTCGGCGAACTCATCATGTACCGCCAAACCTCCGGCTCCTTTGTGAGCTACGCGGGGGAGCTCTTCGGGGCGAAGGGCGCGTACTTGACCGGTTGGATGTACGTCCTGAACTGGGTCATGACCGGCATCGCCGAGCTCATCGCCATTGGCCTGTACTTCCAGTTCTTCTTCCCGAACGTTCCCGTGGAAGTAGCGGCTATTTGTGCGCTGGTGCTCTTGGTCTCCGTGAACCTGTTCAGCGCAAAGGCCTTTGGCGAAGTGGAATTCTGGGCAGCCGCGCTCAAGGTCACCGCAATTGTGCTGTTCCTGGTTGTTGGCACCGTCATGGTGGTCATGAACACGCAGATCGGTGAGCACCAGGCTTCCGTCGCTAACCTCTTCGCCTCTGACGGCGGCATGTTCCCCCGTGGCGTTGCCGCCTCTATCTTGGTGCTGAACGCCGTGATCTTCGCGTACAACGCTATTGAGCTCGTGGGCATCACCGCGGGCGAGATGGAAGACCCTCAGCGCGAAGTGCCGCGCGCCGTCCGTGCCGTGGTCTTCCGCATTGTGGTGTTCTACGTGGGCTCAGTGACACTCTTGGCCATGTTGTTGCCGTGGGACCAGTACAAGGCCGGTGAGAGCCCGTTCGTGACGGTCTTTGACCAGCTGGGTGTGCGCTGGATTGGCGACATCATGAACCTCGTGGTCATCACGGCAGCGTTGAGCTCCTGTAACTCTGGCTTGTATTCCATTGGCCGCGTTTTCCGCGCCATGGCAAATAATGGTCACGCTCCGCGTTGGCTCACCAAGATGAACAGCCACTACGTCCCGTACGTTGCCATTTTGACGGTTGCTGCCATTTACCTGCTGGGCATCCTGCTGAACATTTGGCTGGGCGGCACCCACGCGTTCGACCTCGCACTCAACACCGCGTCCATCGGCGTGCTGTTCACGTGGGGATCCATCTTCGCGTGCCAGATCATGCTGCGTCGCAAAAAGGGCAACGTGTCCTCGCTGCCCATGCCTGGTAGCCCGTGGACCAGCTGGATCGGCATCATCAGTCTGGTCATCATTGGCATCCTGATTTCCTTCGACACCATGACGGACGCGGAAACCGGCGAGGTCTTCCACCTGGGCCTCTACACGATCGCTACGATCCCGTTCTTTGCGCTGGCACTGTGGCTAGGCTGGCTCAAGGTGCGTAAGAACGTGGCCAAGAGCGAGCTGTACTCGTAG
- a CDS encoding PLD nuclease N-terminal domain-containing protein: MVRYYIAGGIVAVSIIIYALIQCILSDSRRVRSISKPAWILAIVLLPLVGALLWFWLGRPISGPRPAVASASGYDAPGRPTAPDDDDAFLRNLERQRELKKREEELKRREEELKKREGESGTDPDSPSAGDTTK; the protein is encoded by the coding sequence ATGGTCAGGTATTACATTGCGGGCGGCATCGTTGCGGTGTCCATCATCATTTACGCACTCATTCAGTGCATTCTTTCCGATTCCCGCCGCGTGCGCAGCATCTCGAAGCCCGCGTGGATTCTGGCCATCGTCCTGCTCCCCCTCGTGGGCGCGCTGCTGTGGTTCTGGTTGGGCCGCCCGATCTCCGGCCCACGGCCGGCGGTAGCGAGCGCGTCCGGTTACGATGCTCCCGGACGTCCCACAGCCCCGGATGACGACGACGCCTTCTTGCGTAATTTGGAACGCCAGCGTGAGTTGAAGAAGCGCGAGGAAGAACTCAAACGCCGCGAAGAAGAGCTCAAGAAACGCGAAGGGGAATCAGGAACTGATCCCGACTCCCCTTCTGCAGGCGACACCACCAAGTAA
- a CDS encoding DUF4229 domain-containing protein, protein MPFLKYTLLRLGIFFVSFAVLYFLLQWNMIMALIVAMIIAFAVSYLFFNKLRLAANQQVVGRLSGKGPRNERVVDHDAEAEDAFQETLPDPYAEPQEDTKPSKDSRASE, encoded by the coding sequence GTGCCTTTTCTCAAATACACGCTCCTTCGCCTCGGTATCTTCTTCGTTTCCTTCGCAGTGCTGTACTTCTTGCTGCAGTGGAACATGATCATGGCGTTGATCGTGGCCATGATTATTGCCTTCGCAGTGAGCTACTTGTTCTTCAACAAGCTCCGCCTCGCGGCGAACCAGCAAGTGGTGGGACGTTTGAGCGGCAAGGGCCCTCGCAACGAGCGCGTCGTGGATCACGACGCCGAAGCCGAAGACGCCTTCCAAGAAACCCTCCCGGATCCCTATGCGGAGCCACAAGAGGACACAAAGCCATCTAAGGACTCCCGCGCTTCGGAGTAA
- a CDS encoding aldo/keto reductase has product MTENHTTKTATLGSGLEIPLIGLGTWPLQGEEAADMVECALRNGYRHLDTAKNYLNHDGVGEGIRRSGVDRSEIWVTSKFNKESHSYDGAIAAYDSTLREMGLEYLDLFLIHWPNPSVGGFVEASRGLQSLVDAGRLRAWGVSNFKQNHLEQVVAAGLTPAVNQIQVDPLVQQRELIAFTDSHGIPTVAYSPLGRAGDFFADPAIAGPAEKYGKSAAQVVLRWHLEAGRVAIPRSANEEHQRQNLEIFDFSLTPEETAAIGALDTGKGARHDSDEFGH; this is encoded by the coding sequence GTGACTGAAAACCACACCACGAAGACCGCCACTCTGGGATCAGGTTTGGAGATTCCGCTGATCGGTTTGGGCACGTGGCCGTTACAGGGTGAAGAGGCCGCTGACATGGTGGAGTGCGCTCTGCGTAACGGTTACCGTCACTTGGATACGGCGAAGAATTACCTCAATCACGACGGCGTGGGCGAGGGTATTCGTCGTAGCGGCGTTGACCGCTCCGAGATTTGGGTGACGAGCAAGTTCAATAAAGAATCCCACTCGTACGACGGCGCAATCGCGGCTTACGATTCCACCTTGCGGGAGATGGGCCTTGAGTACCTAGATTTGTTCTTGATTCACTGGCCGAATCCGTCGGTTGGTGGTTTCGTTGAAGCCTCCCGTGGACTGCAAAGCCTCGTGGATGCTGGGCGCTTGCGGGCTTGGGGCGTTTCCAACTTCAAGCAGAACCACCTCGAGCAGGTGGTTGCGGCGGGTTTGACGCCTGCGGTGAATCAGATTCAGGTGGATCCGTTGGTGCAACAGCGGGAGTTGATCGCGTTCACCGACTCGCACGGTATCCCGACGGTTGCGTACAGCCCGTTGGGCCGTGCAGGGGACTTCTTTGCCGATCCTGCCATCGCGGGTCCGGCCGAGAAGTACGGGAAGTCCGCGGCTCAAGTGGTGCTTCGCTGGCACCTTGAAGCCGGACGCGTGGCCATCCCACGCAGCGCTAACGAGGAGCATCAGCGCCAAAACCTAGAGATCTTCGACTTCTCCCTCACGCCGGAGGAAACGGCCGCCATCGGGGCGCTGGATACCGGCAAGGGTGCGCGCCACGATTCTGACGAGTTCGGGCACTAG
- a CDS encoding 1,4-dihydroxy-2-naphthoate polyprenyltransferase, with translation MASFAQWVEGARVRTLPLAVAPVVIGTAAAYEISANDGSGTVFWGRALLAAIVALALQVGVNYANDYSDGIRGTDDVRVGPLRLTGSGAAAPGAVKRAAFLSFGVAALAGLALVAISGLWWAILVGVLCILAAWGYTGGKKPYGYMGLGDVMVFIFFGLVATLGTTFSQDYQLSAPAWVGACSIGLISMSVLMANNIRDIPTDREVGKMTLAVRLGETNARRAFVGMLFLAVLLPLVLLGSHPWLSLTVLAALLCIKPSKAVLSPSLDRRTLIPVLKTTGIIGLVYAALFTIGAVLS, from the coding sequence TTGGCCAGCTTTGCCCAATGGGTTGAAGGCGCGCGAGTGCGCACTTTGCCTCTCGCCGTTGCACCCGTAGTGATCGGCACCGCCGCGGCCTATGAGATTTCCGCCAATGACGGTTCCGGCACGGTCTTCTGGGGCCGCGCGCTCTTGGCCGCCATCGTGGCCCTAGCGCTGCAGGTCGGCGTGAACTACGCGAACGACTACTCGGACGGAATCCGCGGAACCGACGACGTCCGCGTTGGCCCCCTCCGACTCACCGGTTCCGGTGCCGCCGCGCCTGGCGCCGTCAAACGCGCCGCGTTCTTAAGCTTCGGTGTTGCTGCACTCGCCGGGCTGGCTCTCGTGGCCATTTCCGGTTTGTGGTGGGCCATCTTGGTTGGCGTGCTCTGCATCCTCGCCGCGTGGGGCTACACCGGCGGCAAGAAGCCGTACGGCTACATGGGCCTTGGCGATGTCATGGTGTTCATCTTCTTTGGACTCGTTGCCACGTTGGGCACCACGTTCTCGCAGGACTATCAGCTCTCGGCGCCGGCGTGGGTAGGCGCGTGCAGCATCGGACTAATTTCCATGTCCGTCCTCATGGCTAACAATATTCGCGACATTCCTACCGACCGCGAAGTCGGAAAGATGACCCTTGCCGTCCGACTCGGAGAAACCAACGCACGCCGCGCTTTCGTCGGCATGCTGTTCCTCGCCGTGCTGTTGCCACTCGTTCTACTGGGCAGCCACCCATGGCTCTCGTTGACCGTGCTGGCGGCGCTCTTGTGCATCAAGCCGTCGAAGGCGGTGCTCTCCCCCAGCCTGGACCGCCGAACCCTGATCCCGGTCTTGAAGACCACCGGCATCATTGGCCTTGTCTATGCGGCGCTCTTCACCATCGGCGCTGTGTTGTCCTAG
- a CDS encoding AMP-binding protein — translation MPHTDLEHPNPKFLDAPLRALSLALAEEGPAVEILEGNQLTYASHAPDGTGAVVRTSGSTGTPKRTALSVDAIAANAQITAEFLGFEGQWLLALPLNYVAGLTVLTRSLFAGTEPVATEPGAHFSADAFNEAAALMTDRRRITSLVPTMLQRLLTDPSAETLAHLKRFDALLIGGGRTPAWVLEAAARENLNVFLTYGSAETCGGCVYNGVPLPGVSVREEGGRLWLGGPTLATEYLNDPDRTTEHFREHDSERWYLTDDLGTFTNGVVSVSGRVDDVINSAGIKLSAAHIQRFVETQPGVTSALVLGVPHPEWGEAVGLAVTGEYDDAALLSAIRSELGATSVPKFVWHPDELPLLGNGKPDRLRAAAELAKHPR, via the coding sequence ATGCCACATACGGACCTCGAACATCCAAACCCAAAGTTCCTCGACGCACCCCTGCGCGCATTGTCACTCGCGCTCGCTGAAGAGGGCCCCGCCGTCGAAATCCTGGAAGGCAACCAGCTCACGTACGCGAGCCACGCGCCTGACGGGACTGGCGCCGTCGTACGAACTTCCGGTTCCACCGGAACGCCGAAGCGCACCGCTCTATCCGTGGACGCGATCGCAGCGAATGCCCAGATCACCGCGGAATTTTTGGGATTCGAAGGGCAATGGCTGCTCGCCTTGCCGCTCAATTACGTAGCCGGGCTGACGGTGCTCACGCGCTCGCTGTTCGCGGGCACGGAGCCTGTCGCAACGGAGCCAGGTGCGCACTTTAGCGCCGACGCGTTCAACGAGGCAGCCGCGCTCATGACGGATCGGCGGCGCATCACGTCGCTGGTCCCCACCATGTTGCAGCGCCTCCTGACGGATCCGTCCGCGGAAACGCTCGCTCATCTGAAGCGCTTCGACGCGCTCTTGATCGGCGGCGGCCGCACACCCGCTTGGGTCCTCGAGGCCGCGGCGCGCGAAAACCTCAACGTCTTTCTGACCTACGGATCCGCGGAAACCTGCGGCGGCTGCGTCTACAACGGCGTGCCACTGCCGGGAGTGAGCGTGCGCGAAGAGGGCGGCCGGCTGTGGCTTGGCGGCCCCACGCTCGCCACCGAGTACCTCAACGATCCTGATCGGACCACCGAGCACTTCCGCGAGCACGATTCCGAGCGCTGGTACCTCACCGATGATCTCGGCACGTTCACGAACGGCGTGGTCAGCGTGAGCGGCCGCGTGGATGACGTGATCAATTCCGCCGGCATCAAGCTCTCCGCCGCGCACATTCAGCGCTTCGTGGAGACTCAGCCGGGCGTCACCTCCGCGCTGGTGCTTGGGGTTCCGCATCCCGAATGGGGCGAGGCCGTGGGGCTTGCCGTGACCGGGGAGTACGACGACGCTGCCTTGCTTTCCGCAATTCGCTCCGAGTTGGGTGCCACTTCCGTCCCGAAATTTGTGTGGCACCCCGACGAGTTGCCGCTACTGGGGAACGGAAAACCGGACCGGTTGCGTGCTGCGGCGGAGCTTGCAAAGCACCCGCGGTGA
- a CDS encoding 1,4-dihydroxy-2-naphthoyl-CoA synthase, which translates to MTDNAVFAESLPEKVSDIFDPTRWRVVEGFDFEDMTYHRQVERDVNGKIIRDLPTVRIAFNRPEVRNAFRPGTVDELYRAMDHARMSSDVATVLLTGNGPSPKDGGHSFCSGGDQRIRGRDGYRYAEGETADSIDPARAGRLHILEVQRLMRSMSKVVIAVVNGWAAGGGHSLHVVSDLTIASKQHGKFKQTDATVGSFDAGYGSALLARQIGQKNAREIFFLAREYSADNMVQMGAVNEAVDHERLEEVALEYAADIARQSPQAIRMLKFAFNLADDGLAGQQVFAGEATRLAYMTDEAVEGRDAFLQKRDPNWSDYPYYF; encoded by the coding sequence GTGACTGACAACGCCGTATTTGCCGAATCTCTGCCCGAAAAAGTCTCTGACATCTTTGACCCCACCCGCTGGCGCGTGGTGGAGGGCTTCGATTTTGAGGACATGACTTATCACCGTCAGGTGGAGCGGGACGTAAACGGCAAGATCATCCGCGATCTTCCTACGGTTCGTATCGCGTTCAACCGCCCCGAAGTTCGCAACGCGTTCCGTCCGGGCACCGTGGACGAGCTATACCGCGCGATGGATCACGCTCGCATGAGCTCGGATGTGGCCACCGTGCTGCTCACCGGCAACGGCCCATCCCCCAAGGACGGCGGACACTCGTTCTGCTCCGGCGGCGACCAGCGTATTCGTGGCCGCGACGGCTACCGTTACGCCGAGGGTGAGACGGCCGATTCCATCGATCCTGCTCGCGCCGGTCGCTTGCACATCCTCGAAGTTCAGCGCCTCATGCGCTCGATGTCGAAGGTCGTTATTGCCGTGGTCAACGGTTGGGCTGCTGGCGGCGGACACTCGCTGCATGTGGTTTCTGACCTCACTATCGCCAGCAAGCAGCATGGCAAGTTCAAGCAGACCGACGCCACCGTGGGCTCCTTTGACGCCGGTTACGGCTCGGCGCTTCTCGCCCGTCAGATTGGCCAGAAGAACGCTCGCGAAATCTTCTTCCTTGCTCGCGAATACTCCGCCGATAACATGGTGCAGATGGGCGCCGTCAACGAGGCCGTCGATCACGAGCGCCTCGAAGAAGTTGCCCTGGAGTACGCCGCGGACATCGCCCGCCAGTCCCCGCAGGCCATCCGCATGCTCAAGTTCGCGTTCAACCTCGCCGATGACGGACTCGCCGGCCAGCAGGTCTTCGCGGGCGAAGCCACCCGCCTCGCCTACATGACGGACGAAGCCGTAGAGGGCCGGGACGCGTTCTTGCAAAAGCGCGATCCCAACTGGTCTGACTACCCGTACTACTTCTAG
- a CDS encoding VOC family protein, whose amino-acid sequence MISGIQVTFDAFNPHELAAWWAETLGWEVEASNPEFIQKMIDEGQATEEDTVLVNGVLAWKDGAAINPPAGSPGVRILFQLTENVKILKDRIHLDLRLDPNEDLTEVRKRLESRGARLLWKANQGPHSWWTMADPEGNEFCV is encoded by the coding sequence ATGATTTCCGGAATCCAAGTCACTTTTGACGCCTTTAACCCGCACGAGCTCGCCGCCTGGTGGGCAGAAACCTTGGGCTGGGAGGTAGAGGCGTCCAATCCGGAATTCATCCAGAAAATGATTGACGAAGGTCAAGCCACGGAAGAGGACACTGTCCTAGTCAACGGCGTCTTGGCATGGAAGGACGGAGCGGCCATCAACCCGCCAGCTGGTTCGCCAGGAGTGCGCATCCTTTTCCAGCTCACCGAGAACGTCAAGATCCTCAAAGACCGCATTCACTTGGACCTGCGCCTTGACCCCAACGAGGACCTCACCGAGGTACGCAAGCGACTCGAATCGCGCGGCGCTCGTTTGCTGTGGAAAGCCAATCAGGGTCCGCACTCGTGGTGGACCATGGCAGATCCCGAAGGTAATGAGTTCTGCGTGTAA
- a CDS encoding PaaI family thioesterase, translating to MNDVAPEEMNAASLALVEARGSLKGIEYLQKVITGEIPQSPFNSMLGIRLVEATEGRVVAECDVRADHFNKGGTGHGGFISTLCDNACGMALDSVSDEGVSWTTMDLQVRFHKAVRPDATTLRTVGTVIKAGRQVGVTQAEVRTIHGALIATATSSLHVVPKR from the coding sequence GTGAATGACGTTGCACCTGAAGAAATGAATGCCGCCTCCCTCGCTCTCGTTGAAGCGCGCGGTTCCTTGAAAGGAATCGAGTACCTCCAGAAGGTCATTACCGGCGAAATCCCACAGTCCCCGTTCAACTCCATGTTGGGCATTCGTTTGGTGGAAGCCACCGAGGGTCGAGTGGTCGCTGAGTGCGATGTTCGCGCAGATCATTTCAATAAGGGCGGCACCGGCCACGGCGGTTTCATTTCCACACTGTGCGATAACGCGTGCGGCATGGCGCTGGATTCGGTCTCTGACGAGGGCGTTTCTTGGACGACCATGGATCTGCAGGTTCGCTTCCACAAGGCAGTTCGCCCGGATGCGACTACGTTGCGCACCGTCGGCACCGTCATCAAGGCCGGCCGTCAGGTGGGCGTGACGCAAGCAGAGGTCCGCACCATCCACGGCGCGCTGATCGCCACCGCGACGTCCTCCTTGCACGTAGTCCCGAAACGCTAG